The window ggcaagGTACACCCTGggcaggtcgccagtctgtcgcaaggctaacacaaagagacagacaaccattcgcactcacattcacatctgtgggcaatttagaattatCAGTTAAACTAACCCCTAATACCAAGTCTTCTTTGAAAAATCCATTTAATGTTAAATGTATAGGTGGGAAATTATATgattacattttctgtttttttttgcagtggTCATCACATCCATCAACTGTTTAAGTGTCAAACTGGCAAGTTATGTGCAGAACTTCTTTACTGCAGCCAAACTTTTAATCATTCTTGTCATAGTTGTAGCTGGAATCGTTATGTTGGCACAAGGTCAGTCTTCTTTCAGATATCAGTATATTTACATACAACTCTGtctttaaatgtttgtgttaataAATGTTAACCAACCTTTAACCACTAACATTATTGTATATTATGTATTTGTGTCCAGGAAAAACAGAGaatttttcaaattcttttgaTGGCACTGCAACATCTTTTGGGGCAATTGGACTTGCATTTTATAATGGGCTTTGGGCTTATGATGGATGGTAATTATTTACTTGGTTTTATACTTTCTCAGGTTATTTGTGATAATATGATGAGTACTGCTCGTCTGAATTCAAATAAGGGGTACTGTAACCATCCTCAGCattcagaaaagaaaagaacaaaactgttttacatctttgttttcaaaaattatatatttcaaaatgCTTGCATTTTATCTTAAATTACCTTACTGATGTATCCAGATCAGGCAGTATtcaaaaaattacaataaaatatttttagtaAGCAGATACCATAACCTTTGAAGGTAGAAACGTGGGCCTTGATGATGAATCTGTGAAACCATTTTAGCTTTCTATACAATTACAGATGATGCACTGGTTGAGTATGTTGTTTTTAGTTATGCATTTCTGCATTACATTGCTCGTACAACCATGTGAAAAAGTTTACCCTctttctaaggttttacataACAGGAGATGAGCAAAAAATCATCTAGATCTTACTAGATCTGAAAACATTAAATTACAACCTCATGATGAAATAGTTATGTCAAAATGCAGGAGCAGTGTATAAAAACTGGAATACACTCCATGATTCAGTAGTTTGTAAAAACCCCTTTTGGCAGTAATAAATTAACTTTCTTCTATGACTCTCAGTTTCCTTCATCATTATGGAGGATTTTTGGCCCACTGTTTTTGCAATACTGCTTCAATTCAATGAGGCTTtgggcatttgtttatgcacggCTCCTACCACAGCTTTTCAGTTCGTAATGGCTGAATTTTGACCGAGTCACTGATATACCtagattttttatttgtatttttcactCATTCTGTTGTAGCTTTGCTGGTGTGGTTGGGATCACTGCTCTCTTGCATGATCCAATTTAGCCAATTTTAGTTGTTGGATAAATGGTCTCATATTTGATTCTACACTACTTTGATATATAGAGGAATTAATGGtcaactcaatgactgcaaggtgcccaggtcctgtgacTGCAAAACGAGCACAAATCATTACCCGTCTACCACCTTCCATGGCAGTTggtgtgaggtgtttgtgctgatataatttcttttgtttttgccaaatACATCTCCCCTTTGGTCTCATCTTTGAGAAGAAAAAACTTCCAGGAATCTTGTGGTTTTTTCAGATGTATTTGCAAACCTTGCTACCATATTTTATTAGAGAACTGAGACATTTTTCTGGCAACCCTTCCAAGCAaaaccatacttgttcagtaTTTTTCTATTTGTACTGTCATCAACTTTAACATTGAACATGCTAACTAAGGCCTGCAGAGTCTGAAATGTAACTCTTTGGTTTTTGGCAACTTCTGTAATCCTGGGAATATTGGCACTTGTCTTGAATGTTTCCCACTATAGATTCATGAAGTTcaaattgcttgcttgcttttAAATGTCTACATGCCTTACAACTCTTCTGAGATTGATGAATAGTAAAGTTGTTTCTCCAGTATCTTTACTAACTTCTATCTTTACTATCTTTCCTCCTTGCctctgtgttaacacacacctgaatgatCCAGACTAGAAAACTGCCAAAACTGCCAGTGATCACTGCAGTGTAGTTTATTAGCAGCACATTAAACCTTTTAATTTCCATGGAAAACATTATTTAGTGTCattcatctgaggttgtatttaaagggcaaataaaacataaaagacataaaaaaataaattagccTCTTCAGCATTTTTGGTAGCACTAACTCTTTTCCTGTTTATCAGGCCAGAAAAACTGGACTTAAATGGGTTACTGAGTATGCGCATATACATTTCAGTCCAGTGCTCTACTGAGAAGTATGTGTCATATATTTTCTATTTCATTACTTTCACAGGAACCAACTAAATTTCATCACAGAGGAGCTAAAAAACCCATTCAGGTAAAAACTTGCCCTAAAGAAACTCTAGTGTTAAGCAATAATTCAGAAGGCgttgaattttttaaaatattttttcttttgttgattAATTTCAGGAACTTGCCACTGGCGATTGTTATTGGGATCCCTTTGGTTACTGTGTGCTATGTTTTGGTCAATGTTGCTTACTTCACTGTTATGACCACAACTGAACTGCTTTTGTCTCCAGCGGTTGCTGTGGTAAGGATAACACTGGTCAATAAGCATCTTGCTACTGGGATTCACTCACCTGTACTTTAACAAATGTTTAATTAGCCACTGCAAATCTGATAACCATTTTTATCTAGCTAGTAATATTAGTTTTTAGGTATGATGTTTCAAGTATTTGACAGTTACAGTAACTGGACAGAAAGGGTGATGTGTTTcagaatttaagaaaaaaaaatgtttggtttcGAGAAAAGTGAAGACAAAATCAAAGaaggtcttgatgcattctcaatcattcaggaaagtaaatctctaaaagttgattctgttcatctggacgtagcgttttgtgggagaaacgtttcgtcactcatccaagtgacttcttcagtctcagctgactgcaggtttccccaaatcttataaacagtacatttgcataatgactgaaaccagcccactgaaggaacaatgggctgtgaggtcagttccttaatcataattatgcaaattctcatgaccattgatcaacaatcactgaccaaaacccactgatcaaagaccactgatcaatggccatgagtaccattcacagagagttggggaatggctgcaatcacagcactgtGATTTGATTTTGTGATTTGGGGGTTTGGGTTTTGGTCAGTagccacaaaacgctacgtccagatgaacagaatcaacttttggagaaaatCAAAgaaggtttgtttttgtgttaatcCTGAAAAGCTGCTGACTTCTAAGCTTGCCCAGCTTAAGTCAGCATTAATGGGAGATGGACATGCTTGTAAAATGGAAACAGCTAAGTTTTCTCTGAGTACAAAACAAGCTTTCTGCAACAATAGCTGACTGCAGGAACAAGACAACTGTAATATAAAGGATGGATGCAAAAAACCAAGGAGCTTTATTACAACACCGTCTGAAATAAAAGGAAGAGATTGTATTACGTTCGTATGTTTATTTTGGTGGGAGAAAATTAGACATAGTGATACATAATATTGATATTAAAGTGTCAAAATCAAGCTTCATATCTTgaattactgtaaaaaaaaaaaaaaaaaagctgataaaGAGCTGGTCTGAAGTTCCAGTAGCAAATACAAATATCTTTTGTCAATCATTAAAAGTTAAAATAGCTGAGAGGCGCtaacttttaaattttaattcagTCTGTAATAACTTATTACTGATATCAAATTTTAACAGACATAAATGAGAACATCCCCAAAAGACCTAGTTATTAATCCACATGTAGTATgcctaaattttatttatttatgacagTTGTAGATGAGCATAATAGCCCCTTGTTTTCATACCTTGTATTTTCTGAAACattagtttgtatttttttagacTTTCGGAGACAGAGTCCTTTACCCAGCATCTTGGATTGTTCCTCTCTTTGTTGTCTTCTCCACATTTGGTTCTGCCAATGGAAGCTGCTTCACTGCTGGCAGGTAAAAGAGACATCTATTACATATTGCATGTCATGCTGATAGTTTGGCGTAATCTAGATTATTTCTGTCAGTAGCTTTAAAGCGGTGTATGtgtaaaaatgaaacaacatcTGAAAATGAAAGTTAGAATCCTGAAGGGGCTGGAAcgaaaaagcaaataaaaaaaatgcaaccaatttatagcaaaaagaaaaaaattaataatgtAAACCTAATGTTTTTTGCTCTACAGATTGGTCTATGCATCTGGCAGAGAAGGACACATGGTGAAAATCTTATCCTACATTAATGTGAAACGCTACACTCCTGCTCCTGCTCTTATATTCAATGTGAGTCTTACGCATTTAATGACTCATTCTGTATGCATTCTAATTTGGCCTCAGATGATCAGCCATTTATTGTTTAAAACTTTATATATCATTTCACGGTGTGTTGATTACAGACTGTAAAAGTTTTAATGAGCCCAAAAACTAGTGTCATTTCAAGTCCTATAAATTTTACATGGATTCTCAGATAAACAATACACTGTGTTGTTTCACTACATGACATTTCACTGTTTAATTTGTCTCTGTTTTAGGGTGTTTTGGCTATTTTCTACACTATTCCAGCAGATATCAACACCCTCATTAACTACTTCAGCTTTGCTCAGTGGTTTTTCTATGGGCTGACAGCATTGGCTCTCATAGTCATGCGCTTCACTAGAAAGGACCTGGACAGACCAGTTAAGGTGAGGCTAGTTTATCTTTTATGGTGTTTGGCACAAAAgatcattttattcattttgattCCTTGTTAATTTGGATTGACAAACCATATCATACAAAAATGATCCCAATGAAGCCTTGAGATgaggatttattttatttattttaacaataCCTAGTTAACAGAATAGTTGTGATCAgtaacagaaaatcaaatatataCTTGGTTTTAGAAAGCTTTATCAGTtttttagaaaacatttttatcagTTTTGACTCATCTGTGCAGTCAACAgtagtttctgttttgtttgttagtcAGCCATATTTAGCTTTTGTCTCAAAATGTAGTAGTAAAAGTCATTATTTTTATGATGTGTTACAACATCAAATATTAGACACTCAAATACTTCCTATGTATTTCTCTGTTCACTTGAAGATACCGGTGGTCTTAGCAGGCATAATGGTCCTGGTGTCCTGCTACCTGGTCTTGGCACCCATCATTGATAAGCCAGAGCTGGCATACCTTTACTGTACCATCTTCATCTTCAGTGGTCTTATCCTTTACTACCCATTTGTCTACCGAAAAGTGAACTGGGGGCGCAAAATCATGAGTAAGTTTacatttttgactgtaaaaatttaaaatgtatctgTTGAGAAGAAACGTAGAATTATATGATCaaatatgaatatgaaataaTGATTACTTAAGTGCTTGTGTTGATTTTACCTCTAACTTCTGTTTCCTCATAGGGCCCATCACTATGCATCTCCAGCTGCTAATGGATGTAGCTCCTCCTGAGAAAACTGAATGAGAAGGGATAACACGTTTCGGTGTCTACAGGGtaatgaaaaatgttctgtctAGTtttggaaacaggaagtgtgctCAAAGGGTTAGAGCCATTTTAGAGCTCACTTCTCTGCAAAAGCaggataaaatgaaataatttaaattTGTTGGTTCAGGGCTCAGAAATTGTGTTTATATAGAATGACTCCCACTGCAGGACACAGTGGCAGTACCTGCAGGATATTTCAGAAGTATATGAAATATAAAGTAAAAACAGATGAAAGGGTAcctttaaaaatattcaaatatacacacacacacacacacacacacatatatatatatatatatatatatatatatatatatatatatatatatatatatatatatatatatatatatatgtgtgtgtgtgtgtgtgtgtgtgtgtgtgtgtgtgtgtgtgtgtgtgtgtacaattGCTTGTACAGTGATTGCTCAATGCTTGCGCTGAGCAATCACTGTACAAGCAATTGTTTTATTTGGCCACCctgcaaaatgtgtttttatttggtCAAAGATCACTTCATGTAAACCTAATGGAATTCTCAGTGAATCAGTTTGAATCAGCACTTGAGCAAAGGGAATTGTAAACATTTCAATTGTGTTGTAAACGACAGAAGCGCATGAACATCTTGAAAGATGTGGAACTTTTCTTGTTGTTCCAAAACATCAAGgatttgttaatgtttgtgCATGCATTTTTAACAGTGCTTCCCCCCCTGAGTTATACTGTAATGAGGCTGTATTGTGTTTACATGATGGCTAATTAAATTTTTCATCTTACTGGTCATGAAATACACATATAAATAAACAGTTTGTGATTACAGCAAATACCTGTTCTGATCTTTTTCATCTGTTTGCTACTTTAACTAACTGTCTTTTGAGAAACTGCATAAATATAGTCTGATATGGTGTATCGCATAATTACAGTTGATGGATAGCAAACAGTGATTCTAAGATATAGTCACCTTTCATTTAATAGAAGTCCTTCCTCCCTCCTCGCTGCGACGCCCTCTGTGATCCTGTTCCTAGGGCCCCCCCTTCTCCTGTTCCAGTCGCCATTTCCCCATTGCCATACCTAACTAGACCATCACTTCCCTTTAACCTCCACTTTTTAATAAAGACTCTTGTAAATAGTTCCCCGGTATGTTGTGTCTGCATCTTGGTCGACTCCTTGTGGGAACCTTCAGTTCTCATCAGATGGTCATGAAaaagtgtttctttcttttaatatgAAAAATACGTTCAgtggacagttttttttttttttttaggtaaaaCTTTCTTGTACAGGCTTGGGCCCACTTTGGCATTAAGAACTCAAAAAATTTTCCCAAAAAGCCAAGTCCTTTAATAGCTTTAATGCATAACTTTAACAACATTTTAATGTCTAAACCAAATGATTCCCTCCTCCAAAGTCCAAATGTTTCTTAAAAGAGgtaagtattttattttgtgtacgCAGACACTGATCAGTACATAGATCAGTATCTATGCAGAGCCAACTGATGAGTAATTGTTTTCCAGGATATAAAAATAATGTTGAGGAAAGCcaaaaataactaaaatttGATTCCAGGAATCGATAGATGAAAGTTCATGGCTATTTCAAGGGAAGGAAGTCAAGCAAGCAACTTGTGAATTATTACATGGATGAGAATGCCAGTAACAACACTAAGAACTATTACTTTACACCAATGAATTGCAAATCAAACATCCTTTTTTCCCCTAACATTCACTGTTAATCATTAGCAGATTGCAGAGTGACTGGCCTGTCTCCACTTAATTGTCCACCAGATGTCAGTACAGCACTAATATGTTTATATAACTACAACTATAGAGAgggtctgtgtcatgacactaATACCCCTCATATGCATTATGTATATTGAATATTTCCACTAattttgtgtgtttgaaatATTGGGAGTATAGTCAGCTGCACAGTTGCATTAATAGTGAAAAGAATGAGGAATGGTACATGTCATTGTTAATGTTATTTTAataactgataaaaaaaataagtagtGATTAGAGATAAAAGGATGTGGACATCTAAGTTAAAGGCGTTTCTTACTAATGAGGTATGAATTACTTGAAAGAACAGGCTCATGCAGAAACTTAGTTTGGTCTTTGTTGCCCTCTACTGGCCAACATTGTCCTGTCTTTTGGTGTAaaatttaagttgttttttttccagaaggGCCGGTAAATCTGAATTGGCTCTGGGCAGTAGGATTTTTGCAGGGAAGCTGATAACTAACTTCTGCCAAGACGGGTTGGAACTGACTGTAGGATCAGCATGCTGGCTGTGTAGCCTGCTGTATTTGGCTCTGTTTAAATGCACATGTTACAGCAGGATGTTATCCTGCagaatcaactcaacaggttcCACATAAAGAGAAATAAATGTTGACAAAACACATGACTCTCCTGGAAATAGATAAGATTATGATTCAGTGCACATAGCCATTAAATAGAATTCAACAGGCTTATTCCATCATATATTTTCTTCCTGAATTTGGGGGATGAAACTAATATGAAGCAGAGACGAGCAGTTACGTTGTGTTTCATCACTCTTTAATGGGCATGGGGTCCCAGAGTGAAAGAaacaacatttttcatttggGTAATGGGCAGAAAAAGTAAAGCTGACCAATCTGAATTCAGAATAAGTTCTGCCTTTATGTAGTGTTAGTGAGCTTGAAATGGTGCTGACGTTTGAGTGGTGTTTAGGGATTTGACGCCATTAAAGAATGGGTCAAGTGACATCAAGAGACATCCATACTACACTCCCTCAGATAACACAAAGATTTGATTTGTGGTTCTGTTGTATATGTGTAActgacaaaacaaagcatcatTTATCATGATGCTGCTGGCAAGGTGGCTAGACACATTAAGCAGTTTACTTCTCAGTGCAAAGTCATGAATACAAGCCTACTAAAAAGATCAACTGCATACAAATTGTGTTTTACTGCTTTGACATTGTCATATGTCCAGCAGACAAAAGCACAATTAAttgacattttgtatttttagaaTAATTGGCAcgtcatgaaatgaaaaatatgacaaagaagACCCAAGACTGTTGATCAGCTAGAAGACAAGATACAGATGAGAATGGGACAACAGTCCTCTCCCAAGGTCCAGTTCTCCTTATTTACAGACTGTTCTTAAAAGATGAAGAGCTACCATGCA is drawn from Oreochromis aureus strain Israel breed Guangdong linkage group 1, ZZ_aureus, whole genome shotgun sequence and contains these coding sequences:
- the slc7a9 gene encoding b(0,+)-type amino acid transporter 1 isoform X1, with amino-acid sequence MEFFFFFNFHQTFLLYFTELHNLCVHNTAPGFEKAAFKVHGPTLRFLFSSSKLNQCVAMDESGIRKRKESQNGSTDLTEDNKEVVKAIALQKDVGLLSGICLIVGTMIGSGIFISPKSVLLYSGAVGPCLLIWTACGVLSTLGALCYAELGTMITKSGGEYPYLMEAFGSIVAYLYSWTTIMVLKPSSFAIITLSFAEYASTPFYPGCSPPLIVTKCLAAAAILVITSINCLSVKLASYVQNFFTAAKLLIILVIVVAGIVMLAQGKTENFSNSFDGTATSFGAIGLAFYNGLWAYDGWNQLNFITEELKNPFRNLPLAIVIGIPLVTVCYVLVNVAYFTVMTTTELLLSPAVAVTFGDRVLYPASWIVPLFVVFSTFGSANGSCFTAGRLVYASGREGHMVKILSYINVKRYTPAPALIFNGVLAIFYTIPADINTLINYFSFAQWFFYGLTALALIVMRFTRKDLDRPVKIPVVLAGIMVLVSCYLVLAPIIDKPELAYLYCTIFIFSGLILYYPFVYRKVNWGRKIMRPITMHLQLLMDVAPPEKTE
- the slc7a9 gene encoding b(0,+)-type amino acid transporter 1 isoform X2 — protein: MEFFFFFNFHQTFLLYFTELHNLCVHNTAPGFEKAAFKVHGPTLRFLFSSNQCVAMDESGIRKRKESQNGSTDLTEDNKEVVKAIALQKDVGLLSGICLIVGTMIGSGIFISPKSVLLYSGAVGPCLLIWTACGVLSTLGALCYAELGTMITKSGGEYPYLMEAFGSIVAYLYSWTTIMVLKPSSFAIITLSFAEYASTPFYPGCSPPLIVTKCLAAAAILVITSINCLSVKLASYVQNFFTAAKLLIILVIVVAGIVMLAQGKTENFSNSFDGTATSFGAIGLAFYNGLWAYDGWNQLNFITEELKNPFRNLPLAIVIGIPLVTVCYVLVNVAYFTVMTTTELLLSPAVAVTFGDRVLYPASWIVPLFVVFSTFGSANGSCFTAGRLVYASGREGHMVKILSYINVKRYTPAPALIFNGVLAIFYTIPADINTLINYFSFAQWFFYGLTALALIVMRFTRKDLDRPVKIPVVLAGIMVLVSCYLVLAPIIDKPELAYLYCTIFIFSGLILYYPFVYRKVNWGRKIMRPITMHLQLLMDVAPPEKTE